In a genomic window of Sarcophilus harrisii chromosome 4, mSarHar1.11, whole genome shotgun sequence:
- the LOC116423468 gene encoding ganglioside GM2 activator-like, with the protein MKSLSLLVLLVVSFARPAPARKGLFRLGMVDDFSWENCDGEHDPVLITSLEVKPIPINVPGKVTIGLETKTAVPLTSPLKVVVTLEKEVAPGFWLLIPCIKNIGSCTYRDICETIDSFIPAGEPCPEPLHTYGLPCHCPFKTGTYSLPKTTFEIPPVKLPPSLGSGNYRTQIILSNNNTRLGCFKIQVSLKEK; encoded by the coding sequence ATGAAGTCCCTTTCTCTACTTGTGCTTTTGGTTGTATCTTTCGCCAGGCCTGCTCCCGCCAGGAAGGGTCTGTTCCGCCTGGGTATGGTCGATGATTTTTCTTGGGAAAACTGCGATGGTGAACATGACCCAGTATTGATCACTAGCCTGGAAGTAAAACCAATTCCTATCAACGTCCCTGGAAAAGTAACCATTGGCTTAGAGACCAAGACTGCTGTACCTCTCACGTCTCCTCTGAAGGTagtggtaactttggagaaagaagtGGCTCCTGGATTCTGGTTGCTGATCCCATGTATCAAAAATATTGGAAGCTGTACCTATCGAGATATATGTGAGACAATTGACTCCTTCATTCCAGCTGGGGAGCCCTGCCCTGAGCCTCTCCATACCTATGGCCTACCCTGTCACTGCCCCTTTAAGACGGGTACATACTCCCTGCCCAAGACCACCTTCGAAATACCTCCTGTGAAGCTGCCACCTTCTCTGGGCAGTGGCAACTACCGCACTCAGATCATTCTAAGCAATAACAACACTCGTCTGGGCTGTTTCAAGATCCAGGTCTCCCTCAAGGAGAAATAA